A stretch of Elephas maximus indicus isolate mEleMax1 chromosome 20, mEleMax1 primary haplotype, whole genome shotgun sequence DNA encodes these proteins:
- the LOC126063617 gene encoding translation initiation factor IF-2-like — protein sequence MHYLHNRVKEKAQRSHFNKPGPTPVRPGRLGVQRTPSGSQESPGCRPDPRPDHPPRAQPRGRAASAALPGRAQRPTALPGPCARTATPTAAAPRGLLTGSPRPPASRPFLSGHGRQPHAYLRAGQGAHARPRRGASVASLGSWEALVSGSPSPERGDLGPLGLPRRALRRLCIPTYLSKPGPCPAGGRRAGIRNKGRAGSESLGGLRPLEQLPIPSRNLGGLLISVVSSLKIRSPRVAWRGSLRPGDKEHWLPPRASLWPCFGAIADHPPPPIYI from the exons ATGCATTACTTGCATAATCGGGTGAAAGAGAAAGCACAGAGAAGCCACTTCAACAAGCCCGGGCCCACACCTGTGCGCCCCGGGAGGCTAGGGGTTCAGCGTACGCCTTCGGGGAGCCAGGAGAGTCCCGGCTGTAGGCCGGATCCCCGGCCCGACCACCCGCCCCGGGCGCAGCCACGAGGCCGGGCCGCATCCGCCGCCCTCCCGGGCAGGGCCCAGCGCCCCACCGCCCTCCCGGGACCCTGTGCCCGCACGGCCACCCCAACGGCCGCCGCGCCCCGCGGGCTGCTCACCGGATCGCCGCGGCCGCCCGCCAGCCGCCCCTTCCTCAGCGGCCACGGCCGCCAGCCCCACGCCTACCTCCGGGCCGGCCAGGGCGCGCACGCGCGTCCCCGCCGCGGGGCCTCCGTCGCCTCTCTAGGAAGCTGGGAGGCCCTCGTCTCTGGTTCTCCCTCGCCGGAGCGCGGCGACCTGGGGCCGCTGGGCTTGCCCAGGAGAGCCCTGAGGCGGCTCT GCATCCCTACCTATCTATCCAAG CCTGGCCCCTGCCCCGCCGGCGGCCGCCGTGCAGGCATCCGGAACAAAGGACGCGCCGGAAGCGAGTCCCTCGGTGGTCTTCGGCCCTTGGAGCAACTTCCGATTCCGTCTAGGAATCTCGGAGGGCTGCTCATCTCGGTGGTCTCTTCGCTTAAGATCCGCTCCCCAAGAGTGGCGTGGCGGGGATCCCTGAGACCCGGGGACAAGGAGCATTGGCTTCCTCCCCGAGCTTCCCTGTGGCCATGTTTTGGGGCCATCGCTGACCACCCGCCGCCCCCCATATACATTTAG